In Pseudanabaena galeata CCNP1313, one genomic interval encodes:
- a CDS encoding ferritin-like domain-containing protein — MISKKMPSTSRRSLIKWGIYGIGGIAIGAMPQAIYAQSNSRGKMLSFNANDIGILNFALLLEEIEAAFYKAVVSSGKITNSRELEYMKYFGTQEVSHVKFLRSVLANQALFTTEDLSFNFSGLNDILSNRDRILDTAVTLEDLGVHAYNGAGMSMTNPTFLLAAGSIVSVEARHAAGVRALLNRPTIEPDGDRLVDDANLDATLNPFKGKSYDELYTPKQIVAIVSSLNILTNPIGGALIS; from the coding sequence ATGATTAGCAAGAAGATGCCTTCTACCTCTCGACGTTCCCTGATCAAATGGGGGATTTATGGAATTGGTGGTATTGCAATTGGGGCTATGCCGCAAGCGATCTATGCCCAGTCAAACAGTCGTGGCAAGATGCTCAGCTTTAATGCTAATGATATTGGCATTCTCAACTTCGCTTTGTTATTAGAAGAAATTGAAGCTGCTTTTTATAAAGCCGTAGTCAGTTCGGGCAAAATTACAAATAGTCGAGAACTTGAATATATGAAGTATTTCGGCACTCAAGAGGTTTCCCATGTGAAATTTCTTCGTAGTGTTTTAGCTAACCAAGCTCTCTTTACAACAGAAGATTTAAGTTTTAATTTCTCTGGTCTCAACGATATTCTTTCTAACCGCGATCGCATTTTAGATACCGCAGTTACGCTAGAAGATCTGGGCGTACATGCCTATAATGGCGCAGGCATGAGCATGACTAATCCCACATTTTTGCTTGCGGCTGGTTCGATTGTCTCTGTAGAAGCTAGACATGCCGCTGGAGTAAGGGCGCTACTTAACAGACCAACGATAGAACCAGATGGCGATCGCTTAGTTGATGATGCCAACTTAGATGCTACCCTCAATCCTTTTAAAGGCAAGTCTTACGACGAGCTATATACGCCTAAGCAGATTGTGGCGATCGTGAGTTCACTAAATATACTCACCAATCCCATTGGCGGCGCTCTCATTAGCTAA
- a CDS encoding peroxiredoxin-like family protein codes for MSLTEDLASFSAQTQLQVPPEIKAIMQQAAGELASSGIVNHSLRIGDNIPDVNLPNVIGEPVSIQNLLKHGSVVISFYRGGWCPYCNLELRALQQALPEIQAQGAILVAISPQTPDNSLSTVEKAKLSFEVLSDVGNYVAREFGLVFTVPENLRPIYAKFGVDLPASNGDQSFELPIPATYIINTDGAIVYAFVDTDYTQRLEPEKIVTILKDLHSTR; via the coding sequence ATGAGCCTAACCGAAGATTTAGCCAGCTTTTCTGCACAAACACAATTGCAGGTTCCTCCAGAAATCAAAGCAATCATGCAACAAGCAGCAGGAGAACTGGCAAGTTCGGGAATTGTCAATCATAGTTTGCGAATTGGTGACAATATTCCCGATGTGAATTTACCCAATGTAATTGGTGAACCTGTAAGTATTCAAAATCTTCTCAAACATGGATCTGTCGTAATTTCTTTCTATCGTGGCGGCTGGTGTCCCTATTGCAATTTAGAGTTACGGGCTTTGCAGCAAGCTTTACCTGAAATTCAAGCACAGGGAGCGATTCTAGTTGCTATTTCTCCCCAAACTCCCGACAATTCTCTGTCAACGGTAGAGAAAGCTAAACTCTCCTTTGAGGTTCTAAGCGATGTTGGTAATTATGTAGCAAGGGAATTTGGATTAGTGTTTACAGTGCCTGAAAATCTTCGCCCGATCTATGCCAAGTTTGGAGTTGATTTACCTGCAAGCAATGGCGATCAGAGTTTTGAGTTGCCGATTCCTGCGACCTATATTATCAATACTGATGGAGCGATCGTCTACGCTTTTGTAGATACTGACTATACCCAAAGGCTAGAGCCAGAGAAAATTGTCACGATTCTCAAAGATTTACACTCAACTAGGTAG
- a CDS encoding thioredoxin family protein, whose translation MKHLQKPDRDTDLVMQNCSACETLEPLLHQLAAEQEGKFYLADIDMTEEPDLAIKLGVRSAPTVVLFKGDRLIEKIAGLKPKRFYAEIIQKPL comes from the coding sequence ATGAAACACCTTCAGAAACCTGATCGCGATACCGATCTTGTTATGCAAAATTGCAGTGCTTGCGAAACCTTAGAACCTCTGCTCCATCAACTTGCTGCTGAACAAGAAGGCAAATTCTATCTAGCTGATATTGATATGACTGAAGAGCCAGACTTGGCAATTAAGTTAGGTGTTCGCTCTGCGCCAACAGTGGTTCTATTCAAAGGCGATCGCCTAATTGAGAAAATTGCAGGACTTAAGCCCAAAAGGTTTTATGCTGAGATAATTCAGAAGCCTCTATAA
- a CDS encoding DUF3179 domain-containing protein: MKYSKKIVFIGGASLIILMTTLAVQAIGQDNLKLKMFALTQHFHDQNKELGDLRSQNVDPDKNTRIDLTQLLNGGPPKDGIPSIDKPVFDNAQTTSFKSDEQVIGVVINGEAKAYPLGILNWHEIVNDRLGDRNITVSYCPLCDTGIAFERGNSTYGVSGKLYQSCLVMYDRADDTLYAQPWAIGVVGSQVNRPLKRLPIVKTNLGNWLKKYPNSQVLSTETGHSRDYFRYPYGEYLTSKDLVFPVRNQDKLAHHPKAIVSYVWEPDQKTPNNLFSGVSHQFIHEEVKRVSNQTINFNGRQIRARWEQQLETVIIEESDGSTVPSTTAFAFVYPAFFR; this comes from the coding sequence ATGAAGTATTCCAAAAAAATAGTATTTATCGGCGGAGCCAGCCTAATAATTTTGATGACAACTTTAGCCGTTCAAGCCATTGGACAAGACAACTTAAAACTGAAGATGTTTGCTTTGACACAACATTTTCACGATCAAAATAAAGAGCTAGGCGATTTGCGATCGCAGAATGTTGATCCAGATAAAAATACAAGGATTGATCTGACCCAACTACTAAATGGCGGGCCGCCTAAAGATGGAATTCCCAGCATTGACAAACCAGTTTTTGATAATGCTCAAACGACCTCTTTTAAAAGTGATGAGCAGGTAATTGGTGTAGTGATTAATGGAGAAGCAAAAGCCTATCCATTGGGAATTTTAAATTGGCATGAAATCGTTAATGATCGTCTTGGCGATCGTAATATTACAGTTTCCTATTGTCCTCTCTGTGATACAGGAATAGCTTTTGAGCGTGGTAATAGTACCTATGGGGTTTCAGGAAAGCTCTATCAAAGCTGTTTAGTTATGTACGATCGCGCTGATGATACTCTCTATGCACAACCTTGGGCAATAGGCGTAGTGGGTTCTCAAGTAAACCGACCTTTAAAACGTTTGCCAATTGTCAAAACTAACCTTGGCAATTGGCTCAAAAAATATCCCAATAGCCAAGTTCTATCTACCGAAACAGGTCATAGCCGAGACTACTTCCGTTATCCCTATGGTGAATACTTAACCAGTAAAGATCTTGTGTTTCCTGTTCGTAATCAAGACAAACTCGCTCATCATCCCAAAGCGATCGTTAGCTATGTATGGGAACCCGATCAGAAAACGCCAAACAATCTCTTCTCAGGAGTCAGTCATCAATTTATCCATGAGGAAGTAAAACGTGTTAGCAACCAGACCATCAACTTCAATGGTCGTCAAATTCGCGCCCGATGGGAACAACAATTAGAAACAGTAATTATTGAAGAAAGTGATGGTTCTACAGTTCCCAGCACTACCGCTTTTGCCTTTGTATATCCAGCCTTTTTTAGGTAA
- a CDS encoding DUF1816 domain-containing protein codes for MSQFGYSSKHLQWLSNAAKYLSIDKTINRANSDHAQQSSDRHITKPNELEELLLQVLEIVGLACWIEIETLNPNYIYYFGPFVNLEQAKDSQAIYIEDLTQENAICQRIEIKFCRPKSLTVELPEPTSKTL; via the coding sequence ATGAGTCAATTTGGCTATTCTTCCAAACATCTCCAATGGTTATCGAATGCTGCCAAGTATCTATCTATTGACAAGACTATTAATAGAGCAAATAGTGATCATGCTCAACAATCTAGCGATCGCCACATCACCAAACCTAATGAGCTTGAAGAACTACTTTTACAGGTTCTAGAAATTGTCGGATTAGCTTGTTGGATTGAGATTGAGACCCTAAATCCCAATTATATTTATTATTTTGGTCCTTTTGTGAATCTTGAGCAGGCTAAAGATTCACAAGCTATCTATATCGAAGATTTGACTCAAGAAAATGCTATTTGTCAGCGAATTGAAATTAAGTTCTGTCGTCCCAAATCTCTAACTGTGGAATTACCAGAGCCAACATCTAAGACTTTATGA
- a CDS encoding glutathione S-transferase family protein, with product MTTSFLEGVCTWAREYLRPCHEQSLAIIDLEQLRASRCLDYFEKIAHKLGQNLSLTHVILAVALSMEKQTNWLWQPNYPQLAIWYQQFCQRPSMRI from the coding sequence ATGACCACATCTTTTCTAGAAGGAGTCTGTACTTGGGCAAGAGAATATTTACGTCCATGTCATGAACAATCATTAGCAATTATCGACCTAGAGCAATTAAGAGCATCTCGATGTTTAGATTATTTTGAAAAAATCGCTCATAAATTAGGACAAAATCTTTCTCTAACTCATGTCATCCTTGCTGTAGCTCTGAGTATGGAAAAGCAAACTAACTGGCTATGGCAGCCCAATTATCCGCAATTAGCAATATGGTATCAACAATTTTGTCAGCGCCCATCTATGAGAATATAA
- a CDS encoding DUF2808 domain-containing protein gives MFNRNNENAKLSFLSLLASSALVLGGIAFVAPANAVQFSNGETAFNSPPTLIDSDTDSLTLDRATTYYFTVKVPENAGKPLKSLQIKQTSNIDPVEFVANESRAYFGNGLSGAATIALASVGGESPARGNASVVFAEPIAPGKTVTIAIRAKNNLSNGGSGVYLFGVTAFPEGQTSRGQFLGFGRLHFYNQ, from the coding sequence ATGTTTAACCGAAATAATGAAAATGCAAAACTATCTTTCCTCTCGCTTCTCGCTTCAAGCGCCTTGGTTTTAGGTGGTATTGCATTTGTTGCGCCAGCCAATGCTGTGCAATTCAGCAATGGCGAAACCGCTTTCAATAGTCCGCCAACCCTGATTGATAGTGATACTGACTCTTTAACCTTAGATAGAGCAACAACTTATTACTTCACAGTCAAGGTTCCTGAAAATGCTGGAAAACCTCTGAAGAGCTTACAAATCAAACAGACTAGTAATATAGATCCAGTTGAGTTTGTTGCCAATGAAAGTCGAGCCTATTTTGGTAACGGATTATCTGGAGCAGCAACAATTGCTTTGGCTAGTGTCGGCGGAGAATCTCCTGCCCGTGGTAATGCATCAGTGGTTTTTGCAGAACCGATCGCTCCTGGGAAAACGGTAACGATCGCTATACGCGCAAAGAACAATCTTTCTAATGGAGGCAGTGGTGTGTATCTATTTGGTGTGACCGCATTTCCAGAAGGTCAAACCAGTCGTGGACAATTTCTGGGCTTTGGACGTTTACATTTTTATAATCAGTAA
- the pstB gene encoding phosphate ABC transporter ATP-binding protein PstB: MSTNSISPILQTQNLSLCYGKKPAFENINLAILPNSITALIGPSGCGKTSFLNCLNRLIELTPKYQLSGEVLLDGEDIHRINVVNLRRRVGMLFQKPNPFPLSIIKNLEFPLREHGIKQRQQIDEIIESSLQQVGLWQEVKDRLQSSALSLSGGQQQRLCLARAIALQPEILLMDEPCSALDPISSEVIEDLMLHLRNQYTLIVVTHNLSQARRIADQVAVFWVQDQIGRLIESGTTAQIFESPQHSLTNAYISGRKG, encoded by the coding sequence ATGTCAACTAATTCTATTTCTCCAATATTGCAAACACAAAATTTATCCTTATGCTATGGCAAAAAGCCAGCCTTTGAGAATATTAACTTAGCGATTCTCCCGAATAGCATTACGGCTCTAATCGGACCATCGGGCTGTGGTAAGACGAGCTTTCTTAATTGCCTCAATCGACTGATTGAACTTACGCCAAAATATCAACTCTCAGGAGAAGTTCTTCTTGATGGTGAAGATATCCACAGGATTAATGTCGTCAATTTGCGCCGCCGCGTGGGGATGTTGTTTCAGAAGCCGAATCCTTTTCCATTATCGATTATCAAAAATCTGGAATTCCCTTTGCGTGAGCATGGCATCAAGCAGCGCCAACAAATTGATGAGATTATCGAATCTAGTCTGCAACAGGTGGGACTCTGGCAGGAAGTAAAAGATCGGCTCCAAAGCTCTGCACTGTCTCTTTCTGGTGGGCAACAGCAGCGCCTCTGTCTAGCCCGTGCGATCGCCCTGCAACCAGAAATATTATTAATGGATGAACCATGTAGCGCTCTCGATCCCATCTCTAGCGAAGTTATCGAAGATTTAATGCTACATTTACGCAATCAATATACTTTAATCGTGGTTACGCACAATCTTTCCCAAGCGCGGCGTATCGCCGATCAAGTTGCAGTTTTCTGGGTACAAGATCAAATTGGCAGATTAATCGAGTCAGGTACAACCGCGCAGATTTTCGAGTCCCCTCAACATTCTTTAACTAATGCTTATATCTCAGGAAGAAAAGGCTAA
- the pstA gene encoding phosphate ABC transporter permease PstA, translating to MNNEHRDRSIAVSIWLMAILVIAPLFWLLSDVVQHGIGQINWQFLTTAPRNAGRDGGLAPILVSTSLIVLVCLGVSLPLGIGTAIMLAEFSPQSNSWENLWGRLVRLSLDVLAGVPSIAFGLFGNAFFSKTLGLGFSILSGGLTLACMVLPILIRSTQEGLRSVPEDYRRSAAALGLSRPSVLWTLLLPAAMPAIVVGILLGLGRAIAETAALIFTSGYVDRMPTSLLDSGRSLSVHIYDLAMNISGGEPKAYATALVLVISLVTINGVVSWLGAWFRHDF from the coding sequence ATGAATAATGAACATCGCGATCGCTCGATCGCAGTCTCTATCTGGTTAATGGCAATCTTAGTAATTGCCCCCCTATTTTGGTTGCTCAGCGATGTTGTGCAGCATGGCATTGGACAAATTAATTGGCAATTTTTAACCACTGCGCCGCGCAATGCAGGACGTGACGGCGGGCTTGCGCCAATTCTAGTATCAACGTCTTTGATTGTGCTTGTATGTTTGGGAGTTTCTCTACCGTTGGGAATTGGCACAGCGATTATGTTAGCTGAGTTTAGTCCACAATCAAATTCTTGGGAAAACCTTTGGGGGCGCTTAGTCCGTCTAAGTTTAGATGTATTAGCAGGTGTGCCATCGATCGCCTTTGGACTATTTGGCAATGCCTTTTTTAGCAAGACTCTTGGTTTAGGATTCTCCATTTTGTCAGGTGGGCTAACTTTAGCCTGTATGGTCTTACCGATTTTAATTCGTTCCACTCAAGAGGGATTAAGGTCAGTGCCAGAGGATTATCGGCGCTCGGCGGCGGCTCTGGGGCTGTCGCGCCCATCGGTTTTATGGACATTGCTGTTACCTGCGGCAATGCCTGCGATCGTGGTGGGGATTTTACTAGGCTTGGGCAGGGCGATCGCCGAAACAGCCGCCTTAATTTTTACGAGTGGTTATGTGGATCGGATGCCAACTTCTTTACTAGATTCGGGGCGATCGCTGTCAGTGCATATTTATGACCTTGCCATGAATATCTCAGGAGGTGAACCCAAAGCCTATGCGACAGCCTTAGTTTTAGTGATCAGCCTAGTGACAATCAACGGGGTTGTTTCATGGCTTGGTGCATGGTTTCGCCATGATTTTTAG
- the pstC gene encoding phosphate ABC transporter permease subunit PstC has protein sequence MIVLLIVGFLIWEALPLLTKIGLPRFWNDASWHPASQEFNLVPMLWGTILVMAGSVCLATPLGICAAVFMQYYAPPMIALIYRRLIELLAGIPSVVYGFWGLVVIVPLIGKIRPPGASLLAGILILTLMILPTITLVAEASFANVPDAYLRGAAALGVGRWAMIRNVVFPAAKSGLIAGVILETGRAIGETMAVLMVSGNVVQVPDSIFAPVRTLTANIALEMAYAIDDHRSALFVSGVVLMSLIMLLVAIAEVINQEQSAQ, from the coding sequence ATGATTGTGTTGTTAATTGTGGGTTTTCTAATTTGGGAAGCTTTACCTTTACTCACCAAAATCGGACTGCCACGCTTTTGGAACGATGCTTCTTGGCATCCTGCTAGTCAAGAATTTAATCTTGTACCGATGCTATGGGGAACGATCTTGGTGATGGCGGGATCGGTATGTTTGGCAACACCTTTGGGAATTTGCGCGGCGGTGTTTATGCAATATTATGCGCCGCCAATGATCGCGCTAATTTATCGCCGCCTTATTGAACTGTTGGCAGGAATTCCATCGGTAGTTTATGGCTTTTGGGGATTGGTGGTAATTGTGCCTTTGATTGGCAAAATCCGTCCTCCTGGGGCAAGTTTATTAGCAGGAATTTTGATTTTGACTTTGATGATTTTACCGACGATCACTCTAGTTGCGGAGGCGAGTTTTGCAAATGTGCCAGATGCTTATCTGCGTGGAGCCGCAGCGTTGGGCGTTGGACGTTGGGCGATGATTCGGAATGTGGTTTTTCCTGCGGCAAAGTCGGGCTTGATTGCGGGTGTCATTCTAGAAACAGGTCGGGCGATCGGCGAGACAATGGCGGTATTGATGGTTAGTGGCAATGTGGTACAGGTTCCTGACAGCATATTTGCGCCAGTGCGAACTCTAACTGCAAATATTGCTCTGGAAATGGCATATGCCATAGATGACCACCGCTCCGCTTTGTTTGTTAGTGGTGTGGTGCTAATGAGTTTAATTATGCTACTCGTGGCGATCGCTGAAGTAATTAATCAGGAGCAAAGCGCTCAGTAA
- a CDS encoding phosphate ABC transporter substrate-binding protein, translating into MKHFKTLTPLTFGAIALLSLQACSPSNTPSSANSATPALQGKLVLTGSSTVAPLLSEIGKRYESKHNGVRIDVQSGGSSRGIADARQGVADIGMVSRDLKESERDLQSFTVARDGISVIVHKENSIASLSDRQIVDIYTKKVDNWKQVGGKDAPITVVNKAEGRSTLELFAQFFKLKTTEIKADVVIGDNEQGIKTIAGNPNAIGYVSIGSAEYSANNGVAIKLLPMNGVEAAIVNVANKTFPISRPLNLVTKATPTGLQKDFIDFARSPEVNDLVKAQYFVPIQ; encoded by the coding sequence GTGAAACATTTCAAAACATTAACTCCCCTAACTTTTGGCGCGATCGCTCTGCTCTCGCTGCAAGCCTGTTCCCCTAGCAATACTCCATCTTCTGCTAATTCTGCTACTCCTGCCTTACAGGGAAAACTCGTATTAACAGGATCGAGTACCGTTGCTCCTTTACTGTCAGAAATTGGCAAGCGCTATGAATCGAAACATAATGGTGTGAGGATTGATGTACAGTCAGGCGGTTCTTCACGAGGTATTGCTGATGCGCGTCAGGGAGTTGCGGATATTGGCATGGTATCGCGAGATCTTAAGGAAAGCGAAAGAGATTTGCAATCATTTACCGTTGCGAGAGATGGAATATCAGTAATTGTGCATAAAGAGAATTCAATCGCCAGTCTTAGCGATCGCCAGATTGTTGATATCTATACCAAGAAGGTGGATAACTGGAAGCAAGTGGGTGGCAAAGATGCGCCGATTACAGTTGTCAATAAAGCTGAAGGGCGCTCTACGTTGGAACTCTTTGCCCAATTTTTTAAATTGAAAACCACGGAAATCAAAGCAGATGTAGTGATTGGTGATAACGAACAGGGGATTAAAACTATCGCAGGTAATCCTAATGCGATCGGTTATGTATCCATTGGTTCGGCAGAATATAGTGCCAATAATGGCGTAGCAATTAAGTTATTACCGATGAATGGTGTAGAAGCAGCGATCGTCAATGTTGCTAATAAAACATTCCCCATCTCTCGCCCTCTCAATCTTGTCACCAAAGCAACTCCCACAGGACTTCAAAAAGACTTTATCGATTTTGCGCGTTCTCCAGAGGTAAACGACCTTGTTAAAGCCCAATATTTTGTCCCCATTCAATAA
- a CDS encoding ArsR/SmtB family transcription factor → MNASPRSRLSSTKPAPNFCAEKLKVLADATRLSVLELLREQPRHVGEINAALGLEQSLLSHHLKVLREAGFVRSVRDGKAVLYHSVADLQSENGAIGINLGCCVLSFPNEI, encoded by the coding sequence ATGAATGCGTCCCCAAGATCCAGATTAAGTTCGACAAAACCAGCCCCAAATTTTTGTGCTGAAAAGCTCAAGGTTTTAGCTGATGCCACGCGCTTATCAGTTTTAGAGTTACTGAGAGAACAGCCAAGGCACGTTGGTGAAATCAATGCAGCGCTTGGTTTAGAACAGAGTTTGCTTTCTCACCATCTCAAGGTGTTGCGGGAAGCAGGTTTTGTGAGATCTGTCCGTGACGGTAAAGCCGTGCTTTATCATTCTGTCGCCGATCTGCAATCTGAAAATGGCGCGATCGGCATTAATCTTGGCTGCTGCGTTCTCTCTTTCCCCAATGAAATTTAA
- a CDS encoding cysteine dioxygenase family protein yields MQKDLQEDSFTEKYPIPYRLYRFLTDVENIIWQEADDRLRLQKICPLVRRLLNESEWILTSFALPDRETGWSVQMIYDEPDFALTVQTVAWSPQRVSSIHNHATWGIVALIDGEEKNTFWQRSPSAEYPDRLTKTGEHTLTSGDILCLMPEAIHQIEAIGDEPTISFNIYGITNYSQRFEFDIEQHTAKIF; encoded by the coding sequence ATGCAAAAAGATTTGCAAGAAGATTCATTCACAGAAAAATATCCCATCCCCTATCGACTCTATCGATTTCTCACCGATGTGGAGAATATCATCTGGCAAGAGGCAGACGATCGCTTGCGATTGCAAAAAATCTGTCCATTAGTGCGGCGCTTGCTCAATGAATCGGAATGGATTTTGACTAGTTTTGCCCTGCCCGATCGCGAAACGGGTTGGTCTGTGCAGATGATCTATGATGAGCCAGATTTTGCGCTAACGGTGCAGACAGTCGCTTGGTCGCCACAGCGTGTTTCGTCAATTCATAATCATGCAACTTGGGGAATTGTGGCGCTGATTGATGGCGAAGAGAAAAACACTTTTTGGCAGCGATCGCCTAGTGCTGAATATCCCGATCGCCTTACTAAAACAGGAGAGCATACACTTACATCTGGTGACATTCTCTGTCTGATGCCTGAGGCAATCCATCAGATCGAAGCGATCGGCGATGAACCCACGATCAGTTTCAACATTTACGGCATAACTAACTATAGCCAACGTTTTGAGTTTGATATAGAGCAGCACACCGCTAAAATTTTTTAG
- a CDS encoding sensor histidine kinase, with the protein MYKSIRNVIANIFKKRVSPNSLQFRLTVELIAMSVISLTGVSVWAGWKMEQTVVNGHKQMLEYVAMRFPDQVEMYMETGGVKAGIERTSNKVATSDLAILVKGDNGEVIAKSANNYDLSADLQNIGYTEVPTTPQVIQIGDRYVVMCGNNLTVNGKLVGKVYLSQDVTNDQLQLNNGLYGLIIVSISATVILIVAIALRIRKALSPLQEMSQMASVISIDDLSDAKLELAKAPDEILGLAQTFNEMLQRLSSAWEQQRQFVGNVSHELRTPLTVICGYLQSLLRRGDNLSIYQKQAIETASAETERTIQMLQDLLDLARADSGNLHFRQAPVFLNTLVAEVAAMSAKVSDRSVTAIVQDQDIVALADQDRLQQVLINLVDNAIKYSADPVEIQMETREDQAMIHVCDRGIGIALVHQHRVFERFYRSDDPSTRSRDGTGLGLAIAKSLVEGMNGKISLMSKPNEGSIFTISLPLWNPQR; encoded by the coding sequence ATGTATAAATCAATTAGAAATGTGATCGCGAATATATTTAAAAAGCGAGTTTCCCCAAACTCCCTACAGTTTCGTTTAACTGTAGAATTGATCGCTATGTCTGTAATTAGCTTAACGGGGGTGTCTGTTTGGGCAGGTTGGAAAATGGAACAGACAGTGGTTAATGGTCACAAGCAAATGCTGGAATATGTGGCGATGCGTTTTCCCGATCAAGTGGAAATGTATATGGAAACAGGGGGAGTTAAAGCAGGAATAGAACGCACATCTAACAAAGTTGCCACTTCTGATTTAGCGATTCTCGTTAAGGGTGACAATGGCGAAGTTATTGCCAAATCAGCAAATAACTATGACCTATCCGCAGATTTACAAAATATTGGCTATACCGAAGTACCAACCACGCCACAGGTGATCCAAATCGGCGATCGCTATGTGGTGATGTGCGGTAATAATCTAACGGTCAATGGAAAACTTGTTGGCAAGGTCTATCTTTCCCAAGATGTTACCAACGACCAGTTACAGTTAAATAATGGTCTTTATGGATTGATCATCGTTAGTATTAGTGCAACGGTGATCTTGATTGTGGCGATCGCCCTGCGAATTCGCAAAGCCCTCTCGCCTTTGCAAGAAATGAGTCAGATGGCAAGCGTGATCTCCATTGATGATCTCAGTGATGCCAAATTGGAACTAGCAAAAGCTCCCGATGAGATTTTGGGATTGGCGCAGACTTTTAATGAAATGCTCCAGAGATTATCGAGCGCTTGGGAGCAGCAGCGTCAATTTGTCGGCAATGTATCCCATGAGTTACGCACGCCTTTGACCGTGATCTGTGGCTATTTGCAAAGCTTGCTACGTCGTGGCGACAACCTCAGCATTTATCAAAAACAAGCGATCGAAACCGCTAGCGCCGAAACCGAGCGCACGATCCAGATGCTCCAAGATTTATTAGATCTTGCCCGTGCCGATAGTGGCAATTTACATTTTCGGCAAGCTCCCGTTTTTTTAAATACCTTAGTTGCGGAAGTGGCGGCGATGAGTGCCAAGGTTAGTGATCGCTCAGTTACAGCCATTGTCCAAGATCAAGATATTGTTGCTCTGGCTGATCAAGATCGGCTGCAACAGGTTTTGATTAATTTAGTGGATAATGCCATTAAATATTCTGCCGATCCAGTGGAAATCCAAATGGAAACTAGAGAAGATCAAGCGATGATCCATGTATGCGATCGCGGCATTGGCATTGCCCTTGTCCACCAACATCGGGTATTTGAGCGTTTTTATCGCAGTGACGATCCTTCCACTCGTTCTCGTGACGGCACGGGACTGGGCTTAGCGATCGCCAAGAGCTTAGTGGAAGGCATGAATGGCAAAATCAGCCTCATGTCCAAACCAAATGAGGGTAGTATTTTTACAATCAGTTTACCCCTATGGAATCCGCAACGATGA
- a CDS encoding response regulator transcription factor: MNNRILLIEDDPKLSKFIEMELGLEGYQITVATTGLDGLQLARDTQPDLVILDWMLPEISGLDICTRLRKTGGQVPIIMLTAKDEISDRVTGLNAGADDYLTKPFSIEELLARINARMRRMYPEANDNLQFEDITLSHTSREVRRSGQRVDLTAKEFDLLEFMLRHPQQVLTRDQILESVWGYDFMGESNIIEVYIRALRIKLEVHNPKRLLHTVRGVGYVLRSQG, from the coding sequence ATGAATAATCGCATTCTACTGATTGAAGATGACCCCAAGTTATCGAAATTTATCGAAATGGAACTTGGCTTAGAAGGTTATCAAATAACTGTGGCGACGACTGGCTTAGATGGTTTGCAACTAGCCCGTGATACGCAGCCCGATCTGGTAATTTTAGATTGGATGTTACCCGAAATATCAGGATTAGATATCTGCACAAGGCTACGCAAAACGGGGGGACAAGTGCCGATCATTATGCTGACGGCTAAGGATGAAATCAGCGATCGCGTCACTGGCTTAAACGCAGGAGCCGATGACTATCTCACTAAGCCCTTTAGCATTGAGGAGCTACTTGCCAGAATCAATGCAAGAATGCGGCGGATGTATCCCGAAGCGAACGATAATTTGCAGTTTGAAGATATTACTTTAAGCCACACTTCCCGCGAAGTCCGTCGGTCAGGGCAGAGGGTCGATCTGACTGCCAAAGAGTTTGATTTACTAGAATTTATGCTGCGCCATCCCCAGCAGGTTTTAACCCGTGACCAGATCCTCGAATCGGTGTGGGGCTATGACTTCATGGGCGAGTCGAATATTATTGAAGTCTACATTCGGGCTTTACGCATCAAGTTAGAAGTGCATAATCCGAAACGGCTACTGCATACAGTGCGCGGCGTGGG